In Bos taurus isolate L1 Dominette 01449 registration number 42190680 breed Hereford chromosome 17, ARS-UCD2.0, whole genome shotgun sequence, the genomic window TTTGGAGATAAACTCCTTGACCAACTGCCGCCACCCATGGGCTGAACacataagtaaaatgaaaaacataCAGACCTTGGTGCTCCACTCTTTTAAGCAGGCGGATTTGAGAAACTCAGAGCCCAATCCTCTTTTGCTAACAGCAGAGGGAGAACCCGGCTCCCAGAGAGGCTGTTTCATGAAGAGGGACATGAGAAGTGGCTTCAGATTCATTTCATGGTCTCAGTGGTGCAGCTGGTCACGGGGTCCAGGGAAGGATGCCCAGGGTAGGAGGTGccagagaaggagaggaagggcGACTcacttcagagaatttttcaaaCAACCAAACAAGTGCtattttagggattttttttttcccctccatagATCCTTCTGATTTTGAAGTGCTGTATTTTTGGGTCTGGGCGCAGGAAGTGGCCCTGAGGAGCGGCAGAGCCAAGCCTCCCCTCTCTGGCACCGCCTGGGAGAGCCCCCACGGGATGAGGGTGAGGTTGGGGCAGTCAGGCAAAGGTTAGCGAGAAGAGACCCAGAACAGCTCCAGGAAATGTTTGTGTTTCTCCactggggagggaggaaaaacaagcttttttttttgttttttgtgccTTTTGGGTAGCTTCGCTTAATCCTCCAGCTAGGAGAGGCtctgaagagaaagagagaggctgGAAAGAAAATTTCATTCTGGGGCAGGTCCCAACAACTCCTCTCCCGCATGGATTTCCTTGGACCAGCCAGCTGCTTCCCAGAAATGACAACTTGGTGAAGTCACCTGTGTTTCCAGGCCCTGGGGTGCTACCGGCTTCAGCTCTTGGGCccggaggtggggggtgggggctggagatGGACCGCTTGTGATCCAGCCTCCACCGCAGCGCTGCATTTCCTGGCTGAAGTTTCTGTTCTCCGGGGGGCGCCTGCATCCACGTACATGTGCGGTACCTGCCTCCCACGGTGAAGAAGTTGGAAACGGCACAGCCCGGCACACGGAGCACTGGTCCTCTGTCCACCATGGCCAACAGGTCGTGCTGTCTCATCCAGGGGTACCACATGCCCGAGGTGATGCCGTCGCTGCTAATCCTCGCCTTTGTGCTCGGCATCCTGGGCAACGGCGTCGCCCTCTGTGGTTTCTGCTTTCACATGAAGACCTGGAAGCCGAGCACTATTTACCTGTTCAACTTGGCCGTGGCCGACTTCCTTCTGATGATCTGCCTGCCCTTTCGGACAGACTACTACCTCAGACAGAGGCAATGGGCGTTTGAGGATATTCCTTGTCGGGTGGTGCTCTTCATGCTGGCCATGAACAGGGCGGGGAGCATTGTCTTCCTCACAGTGGTGGCTGTGGACCGGTATTTTAAAGTGGTCCACCCCCACCACATGGTGAACACCATCTCCAACTGGACTGCGGTTGGCATTGTCTGTGTCCTTTGGACCCTGGTCATCTTGGGGACTCTGTATCTTCTGTTGGAGAACCATCTGTGTGTGCAAGAGAAGATCATAGCTTGTGAGAGCTTCATCATGGTATCGGCCAATGGCTGGCATGATGTCATGTTCCAGCTGGAGTTCTTTCTGCCCCTTGGCATCATCTTGTTCTGCTCCTTCAAGATCATTTGGAGCCTCAAGCAGAGGCAGCGTCTGGCCAGGCAGAGCCGGATGAAGAAGCCTGTTCGTTTCATCATGATGGTGGCGGTGGTGTTTATTGCCTGCTACCTGCCCAGCGCGTTGGCCAGACTGTATTTCCTCTGGACGGTGCCCTCCAGCGCCTGCAATCCATCTGTCCATGTGGCCCTCCACGTCACCCTCAGCTTCACCTACATAAACAGCATGCTGGACCCCCTGGTATATTATTTTTCAAGTCCCTCATTCCCCAAATTCTACACCAAGCTCAAAATCTGCAGTGTGAGACCTAGGTGTCCGGGATGCTTCAAGAGGCCAGAGGGGATGCCCACTTCCAACCTTTGTTGCAAGAGTTGCATCAGTGTTGCAAATAGCTTCCAAAGCCAGTCTGAGGGGCAGTGAGATCTCCAAATGTAACGGATGGCACCAGGACAGACAGACGGACAAAATCAAGGAGGATGGATTGGTGACTTAGAAATACTCCATGCTGAGGGGTGGTGAGCCTTGAAAATGCCATTCTTTATTAGCTGTATACGCCTCACTCTGTTGGATATGAAATGCGGATCACTATGCCTTTTTGGAAGGTTCCACTTGAGAAGTGAGTCAGTTGCATTTATATAGTTTGATTCTAATGACagaggcgtgtgtgtgtgcgtgtgtgtgtgtgtgtgtgtgtgtgtgtgtgtgtgtgtgttgggaagaGCTTGGCCCCTGAGAAATTTTAAATGGCTCAGGTGAAATGTACTAATGTTTGAATCTGTCATTCTGTCATGTTCTCTCCCTGGGGGAGTCAGTGAATTTAATGACCCATCCTCTGATCTTAAATCCTTGCTTTTCTTGGAAGATAGAAACT contains:
- the HCAR1 gene encoding hydroxycarboxylic acid receptor 1; translated protein: MANRSCCLIQGYHMPEVMPSLLILAFVLGILGNGVALCGFCFHMKTWKPSTIYLFNLAVADFLLMICLPFRTDYYLRQRQWAFEDIPCRVVLFMLAMNRAGSIVFLTVVAVDRYFKVVHPHHMVNTISNWTAVGIVCVLWTLVILGTLYLLLENHLCVQEKIIACESFIMVSANGWHDVMFQLEFFLPLGIILFCSFKIIWSLKQRQRLARQSRMKKPVRFIMMVAVVFIACYLPSALARLYFLWTVPSSACNPSVHVALHVTLSFTYINSMLDPLVYYFSSPSFPKFYTKLKICSVRPRCPGCFKRPEGMPTSNLCCKSCISVANSFQSQSEGQ